Proteins encoded within one genomic window of Mesorhizobium sp. AR10:
- a CDS encoding response regulator transcription factor: MRGRQLSSVPIISIVDDDESLRMATAKLVRLHGFLVHAFASAEEFLESPYVGDTGCVITDIRMPGMSGVDLQAHLIAQGIRVPVIFISAFPEESSRKRALEAGAVCFLTKPFDGKALIDCLSGALRESE; the protein is encoded by the coding sequence TTGAGAGGTCGTCAACTGTCCAGCGTTCCGATAATCTCAATCGTCGATGATGATGAATCCCTCAGGATGGCCACCGCAAAACTCGTGCGCCTTCATGGGTTTCTCGTCCATGCGTTTGCATCGGCTGAAGAGTTTCTGGAGTCTCCCTACGTCGGGGACACAGGCTGCGTTATCACGGACATCCGGATGCCAGGTATGAGTGGCGTTGACCTGCAGGCTCACCTGATCGCCCAAGGCATAAGAGTGCCTGTCATTTTCATTTCGGCTTTTCCTGAGGAGAGCAGCCGGAAACGAGCATTGGAAGCCGGGGCGGTCTGCTTCCTGACCAAGCCGTTCGACGGCAAAGCGCTGATCGACTGCCTATCCGGCGCTTTGCGGGAATCCGAGTAG
- a CDS encoding response regulator transcription factor, whose protein sequence is MQRKVRRVSRDTALTGRLLTDDPVARGNGPIVLIVEDDISFREALKRLFRTVDLNTEVFGSAAELLQYKLPDVPGCLILDVRLPGVSGLDIQSELAKANIHIPIIFMTGHGDIPMSVRAMKAGAVDFLTKPFRDQDILDAVVAAIDRDRRRREKDGEVSGLQALFKSLSPREREIMALVTTGLMNKQVAAEVELSEITVKIHRGNVMKKMGAKTLADLVRMAEALHLPRTKQ, encoded by the coding sequence ATGCAACGCAAGGTCCGCCGTGTATCAAGAGACACAGCATTGACCGGTCGGTTGCTCACGGATGACCCAGTCGCGCGCGGCAATGGGCCGATCGTCCTCATCGTCGAGGACGACATTTCATTCCGCGAAGCCCTCAAGAGGCTTTTTCGCACGGTGGATCTGAACACAGAGGTCTTCGGATCAGCAGCGGAACTGCTGCAATACAAGCTCCCGGATGTTCCGGGCTGCCTCATACTCGACGTTCGGCTGCCAGGGGTGAGCGGTCTTGATATTCAAAGCGAACTTGCCAAAGCAAACATCCACATTCCAATCATTTTCATGACCGGTCATGGCGATATTCCGATGTCGGTGAGAGCAATGAAAGCCGGCGCCGTCGATTTCCTGACCAAGCCGTTTCGAGACCAGGACATCCTCGATGCTGTTGTCGCGGCGATCGATCGCGATCGACGCAGGCGTGAAAAGGACGGAGAGGTATCTGGTCTGCAAGCTCTCTTCAAGTCCCTGAGTCCGCGCGAGCGGGAGATCATGGCATTGGTTACGACTGGGCTCATGAACAAGCAGGTTGCGGCCGAGGTAGAGCTGAGCGAGATCACCGTGAAAATACATCGCGGCAACGTCATGAAAAAAATGGGTGCCAAGACTTTGGCTGATTTGGTGAGAATGGCCGAGGCTCTCCATCTACCCCGTACCAAACAATAA
- a CDS encoding helix-turn-helix domain-containing protein: MSDSREQGGSVDHPTKANLLDAVLRLLPKGMAVRFLGIGNDDLRRRLGIFCDKAGSDRCLFLDLRTPADSAMEELARALLRIDGMDEHCGEIDASVVGLAIAARLLGHGHRPHPFRPKRSCGALQGWRVRCVLEYIDANLAEPITLGDLATLAGLSPMHFAAQFRMSTGIRPHEYLLRRRIERARELLLQHDSSIVEVALSVGFQTQSHFTTVFKRFMGDTPHQWRRSNHMEMHHLPAK; encoded by the coding sequence GTGTCGGACTCAAGAGAACAAGGTGGTTCGGTCGACCACCCGACAAAAGCCAATTTGCTGGATGCGGTCCTGCGCCTGCTCCCGAAAGGAATGGCAGTGCGCTTTCTCGGGATCGGCAACGACGATTTGCGGCGTCGTTTGGGAATTTTTTGCGATAAGGCGGGGTCCGATCGATGTCTGTTTCTGGACCTCCGCACGCCGGCAGACTCCGCGATGGAGGAATTGGCCCGCGCCCTGCTTAGAATCGACGGGATGGACGAGCATTGTGGCGAAATCGACGCTAGCGTCGTCGGACTGGCGATCGCCGCACGGCTTCTGGGCCATGGCCATCGCCCACATCCCTTTCGGCCAAAACGCAGTTGTGGAGCTTTGCAGGGATGGCGGGTCAGGTGCGTCCTTGAATACATCGATGCGAACCTGGCAGAGCCGATCACGCTTGGCGATCTCGCCACGCTAGCGGGGCTCTCACCGATGCACTTCGCCGCCCAATTCCGCATGTCGACCGGCATTCGTCCTCATGAATATTTGTTGCGGCGTCGTATTGAACGAGCACGGGAACTCCTCTTGCAGCATGATTCCTCGATCGTTGAGGTCGCGCTCAGTGTCGGATTCCAAACGCAATCTCACTTCACCACGGTGTTCAAACGTTTCATGGGTGACACGCCGCATCAGTGGCGGCGCTCAAACCACATGGAGATGCATCATTTGCCGGCGAAATGA
- a CDS encoding HlyD family secretion protein — protein MSQTARISPLRPANGESKVLPASAPIREIAAGTKSLVTDARVRNCAISITADSHPGEGVSDQQVSGSLPPAEEKLKAAVESEQRARGPDGSDTGHRGRKPAVFIVGFIVLSVLALGGFYYWYANLNLVSTDDAYTDGRVVTLAPQVSGLVVSLDVTDNQYVHKGDPLIHIDPRSYTSEQNRAQGALDSAKAQATGQRLLAEIARKNFPALYQQAQAQLLTAQANLTKAQADYDRQSSLPKAATTQQEVDAALAALRQSKAQAMQAEAQVQLSSPVEQHIGQSDAQVDQLAGQVEQAQAQLDQAALNLSWTVVTAPQDGWITRRNVEMGNYVTPGQQIFSIVSPDVWITANFKENQLDGLRPGQSVKIDVDGYPGLDLRGHVDSVQMGSGSKFTAFPPENATGNFVKIVQRVPVKIVIDSGLDPKVPLPLGISVVPTVTVR, from the coding sequence ATGTCCCAGACGGCCAGGATCAGTCCACTCCGCCCAGCCAATGGCGAGTCCAAGGTGCTGCCAGCGAGCGCCCCTATCCGCGAGATCGCGGCAGGCACAAAATCGCTTGTCACCGATGCTCGTGTCCGGAACTGCGCTATTTCCATAACCGCCGATAGCCACCCTGGTGAAGGCGTATCCGACCAGCAAGTGTCTGGTAGCCTGCCGCCCGCCGAGGAGAAGCTTAAGGCGGCTGTCGAAAGTGAGCAGCGCGCGCGCGGACCAGACGGTTCAGACACAGGACACCGGGGGCGCAAGCCAGCTGTCTTCATCGTCGGTTTCATTGTCCTGAGTGTTCTTGCCCTCGGCGGATTCTACTACTGGTATGCGAACCTCAACCTGGTGAGCACGGATGACGCCTATACCGATGGGCGGGTTGTCACCCTCGCGCCGCAGGTTTCGGGCCTCGTCGTGTCGCTTGACGTGACGGACAACCAATATGTCCACAAGGGTGATCCGCTGATCCATATCGATCCGCGCTCCTACACGAGCGAGCAGAATCGGGCGCAGGGCGCGCTCGACAGCGCCAAGGCGCAAGCTACAGGGCAACGGCTTTTGGCCGAAATCGCTCGCAAGAATTTCCCCGCTTTGTACCAACAGGCCCAGGCCCAATTGCTGACGGCACAGGCCAATCTGACCAAGGCTCAGGCCGATTATGACCGGCAGAGCAGTCTGCCGAAAGCCGCGACGACGCAGCAGGAGGTCGACGCGGCATTGGCCGCGCTGCGCCAGAGCAAGGCACAAGCTATGCAAGCCGAAGCCCAGGTTCAGCTAAGTTCACCGGTCGAGCAGCACATCGGCCAGAGTGATGCGCAGGTCGACCAACTGGCCGGGCAAGTCGAGCAGGCTCAAGCGCAGCTTGACCAAGCAGCGCTCAACCTCTCCTGGACGGTCGTGACGGCGCCGCAGGATGGCTGGATAACCCGGCGCAACGTGGAAATGGGCAACTATGTCACGCCCGGGCAGCAGATTTTCTCAATCGTTTCGCCGGACGTCTGGATCACCGCCAACTTCAAGGAAAACCAGCTTGACGGTCTGCGGCCCGGCCAGAGCGTGAAGATCGACGTGGATGGCTATCCCGGGCTCGATCTGCGTGGTCATGTCGACAGTGTGCAGATGGGATCCGGCTCGAAGTTCACCGCCTTTCCCCCCGAAAACGCCACCGGCAATTTCGTAAAGATCGTTCAACGCGTGCCGGTCAAGATCGTCATCGACAGCGGGCTCGATCCCAAGGTTCCGCTGCCTCTCGGGATATCGGTGGTTCCGACGGTGACGGTTCGATGA